TACACACCCTACATGGTATTAGagggtgtataactaatacTTTCCATTCGatgatattaatttaatatcatgGGACTAATCTAGGTAAAGACAAAATACCCTCAAATCCTTTTAAtcagtttatttattttcttgattttaaattttatatttatactaataaatctatttaaataaataaatttacaaattttattatttaaatataactttttatttctaaaacatGAGTTATTTAATCTACttattattaacataaaatatgataattcgACTAATATGCTAATGTTAatgtatgaatttaagaacaattcataaatcaaatattGTCTGATAACGAAAGTTCTTTAAACATTATACAAATAGTCTAAAAttagagcatatatatataaataaaacatctCGAGtacaaaaatagtttaattgATTTTGCGACatctatcatttatttttattttattttattttgataaagagttcttttttctaatttattgaTGGAAAATAAAGTTCAATAAATTCTctctataaattattataattgtgtgaccttttaagatattaactctgatttattatgatgacgattatttactctcaaataatttaagtgagaagatagtgaacatgacaataaaGTTTTCATTCTCATAGCTAGttaaaaatgcaataaaaaataatattatccgTCAATTATCTACGTTGATCCAATtacataaaatagaaaaatcccATAATAATTCAACGATATAAActagaaagaattttttttataaaattttaaaccacacacaaaactaattaaaaataatgaataaatacttAATAATAATACTCTATGTATTATCGATTAATGCTTAATTAATCCctacattattaattattgtagcAAACAAGTACCAATAACATTCACGAATCAAGTTGGCTCAAACAAAAACTACATGAAGGGGTTTTTGTCAAAAAGCAAAATATTTCCAATCTTGGTGAATAAACAATGTGTCCCTCTCTATACAAACATGATTGACTCAAATAGTAAAGATTTGTTAAGTGTGAATGACCATATACTAAATTTTCTACATATATAAACTTCactagaaaatttttaataaaaaaaaaaacacatagtTAGAAGAACCAAAAAGAGAGCTATTCATATAGTCCCACGTgtctttcttctctctctcttcttctgACACTTGTCCTTTCCCAGTACTTTCTTTGTCCCCCACCCCAATTCAcaaagggtattttggtcttttcgtCCACCTCCCACCCCCACAcccctttgttttttttttctttagtctTTCTTTTCCTGCCTGCTTCTATCTTTCTGGGTCTTGTTTGATTTGTTAGTATATTTCATTATTCTTTTACTCTACCTCTCTCATtgcaatattttcttgattttccggCGACCCTTTTGCCGGAACATAATATTTTCTTGCAAAGATTacatttttatatactttttggTGGATTTTTAACCATTTTCTTGGTTTTCCTGCCacccttttgttttttttttccgggaacaactcgggcgatatttacttttttttttttccagttggGATTTCTTAAAGTGAAAAATTTGGGTGTAAAGACTTAATCTTTGAGCTTGTTTGAGCTAATATGCAGTTAAAGATTAGATTTTTGCATCCGGGAGTGGCTAAATCAGATCATGGAAGTGTTAAACATGCACGTACATGTCAGAATAGGTAAGTTTTTTAACTTTGGTTTGGTGTTCTTGATAGTATATTTGGTGGGTTTATGGTTTGCTATGGGAGATAATACAGATGAGAAAAGGAAAAGTAGAATTGAGATGGAAAATCTTTCTGTGGAAACAAATAGATTTTCAAGGGATTTGTTGCAGAGATTTATGGGTGGTGGTAGTAGTAGTGGTAGTAGTTCAGGAAAATCTAGAGTTGAGGTTGTTGTTGCAGGAGGGAAGGAGGTGaaggaggaagaagatgaagggGAAGTAGAGTTGAATCTTGGTTTATCATTGGGAGGTAGATTTGGTGTTGATAAATCTTCTAGTAGTAATAAGTTGATAAGGTCTTCTTCTGTAGCTTCTTGTTTGCCTATAGTAAGAGATGATGATGCTCTTGCACCACCACCAGTGTCTTATCCTACTTTGGTGAGAACTTCTTCTTTGCCTGTGGAGACTGAGGAAGAATGGAGGAAGAGAAAGGAGTTGCAAACTTTGAGAAGAATGGAAGCTAAAAGGAGAAGATCGGAGAAACAGAGAAATTTGAGGGGTGACAAAGAGGGTGGAGGAGGAactactgttgttgttgttggtggtggtgggggAGGAAGTATGGAAGATGAAAAGAAGGAAATTGAGATGAATTTAAGAGGTAGATTAGATAAAGAACAGTACTTGATGTCTGCGAAAAGATTTGGTTTATCGGTATCGCCAACATTGGCTGCCGTTGCAAGGCAAGGTAGTTTGACAGGAGATGGAATAGATTTAACAGTGGGGAAAGGTAAAGGAAGTTATTCAGGAGGTAAAATGCAAGGACATGGGAAATTGGGGTCACAAGGTTCTGTTGAATCCCAAGGTGGTGGTAGTTCTTCAAGTATGTCTGAATTGGAAAGTAAACTTCCACaaggtacaatttttttttggccaatattaacatttattatgTATGTGCtcttttttaaattcaattctTGAGAGTTGATACTAGTTGAATTAGAAAATTACAGTACTGTAATTATATCAGTACTTTGGGATTGAAAATTTTCCTTCTAGGGTAAGGAGTGGTCTATCACATGTTGCTGTGAGGGGTGCTTAAAGACAATGTTCTTATTCAGCATTGGTCATAAATGATTACTGTTGAGTCATCTGTTGCCAGAAATATGCATCTGTTTTTTAGTAATTTGTTTCTGTGAGTTGTTGAATGTATCTCTCctaaatttagtcaaaacttgCTGCTTAGGTCCCCTCACTTAAATGTTTACAAGTTTCTATGGTACTTATCCATGTCTTGTGTCTTATTGCCGTTCACCACATTCTTGATTCTTTTTAAACCCCAGCCTCGCTGCGCCTTAGGGTGTGGCCAGTGATTAATGAAGTGGGCAAAGTCATGGGAGACCATTATTCAAGAGCTAGCCGATATTTCTCAGAAGTGCGTGTAAGCTTAACTAGGTCACCaccataaaaaaagaatttatgaaAGAACCCTCCTGACCCTCCTTCACCCCTTAAGGAATCCAAAGTAGTTTCCATTTCCTCTTGCCAACTCAAACCTGATCCTAATGGTTGTATGTGAAGGAGTGGTATAACTAATTAGACAACCTTCTCTTGTCACCACATTCGCGACTTAAAATTGTTGTTTTCTACTTTTAGCACCTCAAGAATGTTATGCTATATTGACTATTTGGAGGTACTTGACTACTTGTCAGGTCAAGTGTTGTAGTTGTGCTGTTGGTTTGATTAGGTTATCTAGGTGACTTCGGGAACTTTCTTTTATTGCCACATCAGGAAGTCACGACAATTGCAGGAAGAAATGCAGGAGCTAAAGAGAGATAGGGAAGTGTCTGTGATAAAAATTTGCAGGTGCAATTGTTTGAGAAAAAAAGTTATCTGATGTAAAATACCACCTTAATTTTTAAATGCTTGCTTTGATGTGAACTTAGTGCGATAAAAATACTCATAAATACTACAATGCATCCCTTGGGAGCATCTGGTAGTGTGCTTATTTGGCTATGTGATTTTCTCTTTGGAAGTATTGTATGAAGACTAAAGTCTGATACTCTTTTCACAGAAACTAGAGATTCATATCTTCTCCACAAAATAATTAACCAGAGTTCACTACTTCCAATTAAACAGCAAGGATAATGAAGCTGGACAGTTATTAGCTATAGACTTGGAAACCAACCTAGATCATTTAATTGCAGGCggcacattttttttttggatgataaAATAAAAGACCCCTTGGGATAAATACCGCTATGTCTATGTCCAAGTTGCGCAAAGTCTTCACCTTCGATGCTGCACTTGTGTCGGATTCTCCAAACACGCGCtatttttggagaatctgaGGCACACCTattgacattttttaaatagtCTGAGCAACATTGGTTTATATGATGCCAACTTCCCGTGAGCTTTCGACATTCTCAACAACTTATAACTACCTACTTGAAAGTGTTCTAGTCTCAATTGATTTAGTGGTAGGATTAATCAAACTAACAGATCTTTCTAGATGGtatattttccttttcctcACCCAAGGAATTAGTTATGTGTGATTAAAGCCTGATGAATTTTAGACGTCATGGCTTCAAATGCTTGTTCTATCCGTGCTACTTTTGGTAAGCAACAACCTTTTCGGTGAAGTCTTCTTTGTGAATTACCTATTGGGCTGTCAAGATTGTCTCTGTCTCTCTAGTCTTTACCTTTTTTGTTGTGGTCCTTGTGATAGAATGGATTAGGGTTGAGGGAGATTTGTCTGCTGCTCTTGATGCAGCTGCTTTGGCTCGCTGTATCACAATTTCTTGAATACCCCGTAGATGTAAATTACTAAATTTGACAAGCTAGTTGATGCAAATGTGATATGGACCTTTATTGTTAGATAGGAGTTTATGTTGGATGCGCCTTTTGCTTGTCACACTCTACTCCCTGATGTCCATGCACGTCTCTGCCGCTATCTCCATATAAGATAAATAATATCCATATTCCTCATGAGTTGTTATCGTTCACTTTTTGGATATCTCCTCTGCCCCTGGTCGTGTGCAAGATGTAGAACACTAACCTTCTAGGCTTATACTTCTTTGATAAAGAATTGTTTACTAGAATTTGGATATCCTATAGAGGTGTTAGTgattcttgatagatattctttAATGGACTAGATCTGAATCCTCTTTCACGCATCCTGAAATCGGCAACATGGTGGAtactaaaaatttgaaatttagtgCATCTGCTCTTGTCCTATTATCCTAGTTTGCTGACCTCAGATGTTTGCCGTTGTTACATTAGTTCGCATGATTAAATGGTTTGTTTAGTCAAGAGTGTTAAATATGCTTTTGATTTTACACTACATGAGTGAAGTGCATTTGTGAAATATGCACGTATTGATTGTCTGTAAAGAATATTAGATCATCTGATCTGGTTGAAGAAGTTCCTTTTTTAATTAGATTGTCTGTAATCATTTCCTTGTGGTTAATAATTTTGAGCACCTTAATCGTCCAATAGTGTAATAATTTTTCAGGTTGTGATATGGTTTAACCATCACTTCTGTAGTTGGTCATATGACCTTAACATGTTTTTGGAGTGTACTGTGTAATGGAAAGAATGAAAAGATGTTGTATATGGTCTGCTTTTTATCATTCTTCTGTTTATCGTTTCCaccataattttagaaccatGGTGAACCCCGGCTGCAGGGTCTGGCGAGCTAAGCCCGGCCAGTATCCACTCATTACAAGGAGGGGGGAGTCAAGATATGGGTTCGTCTGGGTCAAAAATGAGAGAGACCGGAAGCAGAATGTCAGGAGGTGATATGGACAGTCCATCTAAGAAGCTCGAGGCAGCAAAAAGTCGGGCAAAGGAAAAGGAAACTGGAAcaaacacattagaaaacatgCCATGCGTTTTCACGAAAGGAGATGGTCCTAATGGTAAAAGAGTAGACGGAATACTATACAGGTACAGCAAAGGGGAGGAGGTAAGAATTATGTGCGTCTGTCATGGAAGTTTTCACTCACCAGCCGAGTTTGTCAAGCACGCTGGAGGCACCGACGTTGCTCACCCTCTCAAGCATATTGTCATAAACCCCAATGCTTCTCCCTTGCTGTGATTGATACCACAGGGTTTTCGGTGGAAGAGGATATCACAGATCACACCGTGCAAAGCAGCAAGAACCTACCCATTTccatttttgtttctttgattcCTCTCTTTAAGAGTGAGATATATGTATCGACTTGTGCACACCTTGAGGG
The window above is part of the Solanum pennellii chromosome 5, SPENNV200 genome. Proteins encoded here:
- the LOC107018688 gene encoding ninja-family protein AFP3-like encodes the protein MEVLNMHVHVRIGKFFNFGLVFLIVYLVGLWFAMGDNTDEKRKSRIEMENLSVETNRFSRDLLQRFMGGGSSSGSSSGKSRVEVVVAGGKEVKEEEDEGEVELNLGLSLGGRFGVDKSSSSNKLIRSSSVASCLPIVRDDDALAPPPVSYPTLVRTSSLPVETEEEWRKRKELQTLRRMEAKRRRSEKQRNLRGDKEGGGGTTVVVVGGGGGGSMEDEKKEIEMNLRGRLDKEQYLMSAKRFGLSVSPTLAAVARQGSLTGDGIDLTVGKGKGSYSGGKMQGHGKLGSQGSVESQGGGSSSSMSELESKLPQGSGELSPASIHSLQGGGSQDMGSSGSKMRETGSRMSGGDMDSPSKKLEAAKSRAKEKETGTNTLENMPCVFTKGDGPNGKRVDGILYRYSKGEEVRIMCVCHGSFHSPAEFVKHAGGTDVAHPLKHIVINPNASPLL